The DNA segment GGAAATCTCATCTAAATTTCAAcaattctaaatttcaatcATAAGTTTctttgttcgcacgaggttttTGGAGTTATTTCGTGGAATGAACTTGAGTTGGAGttaatgttgatttgatgcgttgtggttcgatctctagtatttGATTCTCTGATTCTTTCTCGGTTGAATGTGTGTGTTTGACTTGAAGGAGTAAAGTGCGTGAAGACTTGTATCTTCAAGGAGTGTGCAGCTTCAGTAGTCTAAAAGTAGTCTAAGAGTCTTCCAattgttgggagaattctctTTGGACTCTTTGGAATGTAGAATTACTGAccccacaaatgaagagaacacCTCTATTTATAACGTTCTATGGTGGGCCTCGTGGGCTTGGGCTTAGTTTGTCCATGGGTCTAGCTCCTGAGCCTGATTAGTTGGACTTAGACTTGTTTGGTCCATGGGTTTGGCGGCCTGATTAGTTGGACTTAGACTTGTTTGGTCCATAGGTCTGgcttttgggcccaattagttagATTTGGacacatttgggtcaaattcagccCATTTTTTGGTTTAGTTGgacttcaacccaaataataatatcaaatttggtCAAATTAATCCTATCTGATCCAACAATCATGATGAAACTACGTGACGTCATCACAATTTGTCTTCAACtccaatttgggacacatgtcaactcttAATTGGTTTCAAATTTGAGGATCTGAAATTACTgacaatttgtgaatggtccaaaatttctcattcaaccgTTTCATTTttggattttcttttattagttGGATATGGTTCTttaacactttttaaaattgattttgaataggTATTAATTTTACCTTTAATTTGTGTTTATATGTTTAGTATTTaggttgaatgaaatttctttgAACTCTATCACGACATGTCATTTCACGCGTCGGGAGGTGTTTGTTAACTTAATGCCTACAAGGCAAAGCGTTGGAATAGTCAATTATTTCCGACGACAAAAAATACCATCATCAAAACACCTATCCCTCGACGCTAAACAGATCTTTTTTTAACTTAGTTAAAGTGCTCAACTAGGAGaaaatatacattttctttttgtaaactctaaatttttttttattcattgtaATCTCTATATAAAGTAGAACTTACTTTCACACGAAACTGGATTTAGTCCCGAATTTACGATGAACTGCCATATTTCAAATTACTGTGtctctatttttttatattcgATCCATTCACTTGTGAAAGGAAGAAAAGTTTGCTTTTATATATTTACTGTCCTGTTGGATCTCTTTTTGTAGAGGTTTTAGTAtatatttatctacttttaactaatatatttcCAAATATTGTAATGTTGTCaccaaattttagaaattataattataataccTATAGATTTATATTTTGATGAGAAAATTAACTGATTGAATTCTTTCAAACATACTAAGTagtttatttataaatagtAGAACTCCATTGAATTCTTTCATCattgaatatatttaaataaacagAAAATACATAAACAAGTAAAATAAAAGGAGAATGCATTGAGGCttgtctttattttctttatttccatTGTCCATCACCACATTGCCAAGGAGGGCAATATTCAAAAGCAATATCATTAATTTGAACTCCAGTAtcataaatttctccattttTCCAATCAGCTGGGAGCACAGAACCTGCCCAAATCCATTTTCCATTATCATATCTTGAAGTTATTACCATTCTCAATTGCAATCCTCCTTCAGGTACACTATTGATATCCCACATGGGTCCATAATTTCTTTTCATAGGCCGCCATTTTGGTAAACCAACCTACGAAAGTCGACATCAAGTTAATCAGCATTGAATTTGGTATATAGTAAGAGTCTGcatgaaatgactttcaaagtacttaaaaatgtaattttagtcAAACCTGAGCTATGTTAACCGCTTGTATGTCTGTTTGACCTCCTTGATATAGGAATTTGATTGCCAAATAATATGGTTTGTGGCTCCATTCTACCACTTGTACCAacagatttttgtttttgtattcaCAAGGTATCCTGCAATTCCATGAATGGTAATTATAAAACACAAAAAAtgagttgatttttttaattagttctATATGTAACAAATAACTAACCCATATATATTGGATTCCAAAAGCAAGCATAGCTCTACTAACATTTAATGTGTTAGTTACCATGAAGATTGTGGTTCGATTACCTCTTGTATTCTACATCGATGAGTCCAGTATTCAAAAGTTGTTGACCTTTTCCTTTTAAAGCCATTGCAGAGAAAGCTTTCTTACTAAGAACAATATCTGTtctattatcattattttgatCTGTCAAAACTATTTTAGTCCCCGCTGTATTGCATAGACGTTTGTCCTTGCATCTTACCTATAAAAATCAAACAACTCTCTTAGGTTACATAATCAATAATGTTTTAAGGAAGAAAAAATGACCCGATTGAAAGAAAATcgagggaaaagaaaaatacttgaAGCTGCAACCAATTGTCTAACCACAGTTTGCTATGTAACAAACtttgtttttataaatattttttaattttttgtgttAAAGTGGGCCGAAAAAAATGGGTGCAACTCAGGATGCACCCACGTATCTTTCAAACATTCATACCTGATAACAAGCGCCACAACCTACTCCTCGCTTATAAAGGGAAGGGACAGCAGCTGCAAAGTACCCTTGAGAGATTTCCAATGCCAAATTTCCATAACCACAAGCACCTCCATCTACATCAAA comes from the Benincasa hispida cultivar B227 chromosome 5, ASM972705v1, whole genome shotgun sequence genome and includes:
- the LOC120078535 gene encoding expansin-like A1, which produces MYWFLTFFLLVSSTTASFPPCNRCVRQSKAAHYYEDSPTSYGGACGYGNLALEISQGYFAAAVPSLYKRGVGCGACYQVRCKDKRLCNTAGTKIVLTDQNNDNRTDIVLSKKAFSAMALKGKGQQLLNTGLIDVEYKRIPCEYKNKNLLVQVVEWSHKPYYLAIKFLYQGGQTDIQAVNIAQVGLPKWRPMKRNYGPMWDINSVPEGGLQLRMVITSRYDNGKWIWAGSVLPADWKNGEIYDTGVQINDIAFEYCPPWQCGDGQWK